A part of Flavobacteriaceae bacterium GSB9 genomic DNA contains:
- a CDS encoding efflux RND transporter permease subunit: MLKTFIERPVLSTVISIIIVILGILGYSALPVEQYPDIAPPTIQVNAAYPGASAETILESVIIPIEEQINGVEGMTYMTSSAANNGTANITVFFNQEMDPDIAAVNVQNRVARANPLLPQEVVQTGVTTQKQQTSALMFLSVYSESEDYDATFVQNYLKINVIPALQRVNGVGNVNVFSNQDYAMRIWLKPEKLAAYKLVPSEVTAALREQSLEASAGSLGQNDGQAFSYNIKYSGRFKTEKQYEDIIIKALDNGEYLRLKDVAKIELDAQGYDSYGFTEGHPSVNMGIYQTAGSNAQEIIKNIKSELNRLSQDFPEGIEYEINYDTNNFLTASMNKVRNTLVEAFLLVFLVVFIFLQDFRSTLIPAIAVPVAIVGTFFFLNLFGYSVNLLTLFALVLAIGIVVDDAIVVVEAVHAKIDEGAKSAKTATMDAMHEISGAIISITLVMAAVFIPVTFVQGPTGVFYEQFGVTLIVAILISAVNALTLSPALCALFLKGHDEHEHSNKNFLQKFYDKFNAGFNATTERYGKSLAFLYKNKWITGVLLVLSGVGIWWAASTTPTGFVPNEDRGIIFMNVELPAGASMDRTNLVTQELYEKASQIPGVRGVTVINGRSLISGAGTNYGLGFVKLDDWSERETDDLSSNAIVGKLFGIAATIPDANIIFFAPPSIPGFGLSGGFEVNLMDKSGGSFEDLDATTQQFIGNLMKHPEIQYGQSSFNTKYPQYELDIDVPLAKKYGVSVSSIFSTLQGYIGGVYAADFARFGKQYRVYVQAQPEDRSDANSLNQLYIKTGSGDMAPITQFVDLKRVYGPQSVTRFNLYNSAKISGASNPGFSTGDAIAIVQEEIKNLPSNYDVAYSGLSREEVNAGNQTVVIFLLVIVFVYFLLAAQYESYLLPLAVIFSLPLGVFGAFFSTKIMGLENNIYFQIALIMLVGLLAKNAILIVEFAIQRRRRGEGLVDAAIHGAKARLRPILMTSFAFILGLMPLVLAKGVGAEGNNSIGTGAAGGMLIGTLLGVFVIPILFILFQWLQEKVTSKPVVVETKDA; this comes from the coding sequence ATGTTAAAAACATTTATAGAAAGACCGGTACTATCTACCGTTATTTCCATTATTATAGTCATTTTGGGTATTTTGGGGTATTCAGCGTTGCCTGTTGAGCAGTACCCAGATATTGCGCCGCCAACCATTCAAGTAAATGCCGCTTATCCTGGGGCGAGTGCCGAAACCATTTTAGAAAGTGTTATCATTCCTATTGAGGAGCAGATTAACGGTGTTGAGGGAATGACCTATATGACGTCTTCTGCAGCCAATAACGGCACGGCAAACATTACCGTATTTTTTAATCAAGAAATGGATCCGGATATTGCTGCGGTGAACGTACAAAATCGCGTGGCTCGTGCCAATCCATTGTTGCCTCAAGAGGTAGTCCAAACAGGAGTTACTACGCAAAAGCAGCAAACGTCGGCGTTGATGTTCTTATCGGTGTATTCTGAAAGTGAAGATTATGATGCTACATTTGTTCAGAACTATTTAAAAATCAACGTGATTCCTGCTCTTCAAAGGGTTAATGGCGTGGGTAATGTTAATGTGTTTTCCAACCAAGATTATGCGATGCGTATTTGGTTAAAACCTGAAAAATTAGCGGCTTATAAATTGGTGCCTTCAGAGGTGACAGCAGCATTAAGAGAGCAAAGTTTAGAGGCCTCTGCGGGTTCTTTGGGACAAAACGACGGACAAGCTTTTTCGTATAACATAAAATATAGCGGACGTTTTAAAACCGAAAAACAATACGAGGATATCATTATAAAAGCCTTGGATAACGGAGAATATTTGCGTTTAAAAGATGTGGCTAAAATTGAATTGGATGCCCAAGGTTACGATTCGTATGGGTTTACAGAAGGTCACCCCAGTGTAAATATGGGTATCTACCAAACGGCAGGTTCCAATGCACAGGAAATTATAAAGAATATTAAATCGGAATTAAACCGTTTATCGCAAGATTTTCCAGAGGGCATTGAATACGAAATCAATTACGATACCAACAATTTCCTTACGGCGTCAATGAACAAAGTGCGAAACACATTAGTAGAAGCCTTCTTGTTGGTGTTTTTAGTGGTTTTCATTTTCCTTCAAGATTTCCGATCCACTTTAATTCCGGCCATTGCGGTTCCGGTAGCCATTGTGGGTACCTTTTTCTTCTTGAATTTATTTGGGTATTCGGTTAACCTATTAACGCTTTTTGCCCTAGTATTGGCCATTGGTATTGTAGTTGATGATGCTATTGTAGTGGTAGAAGCGGTGCATGCCAAAATCGACGAAGGTGCTAAAAGTGCTAAAACTGCTACTATGGATGCCATGCACGAAATTTCGGGAGCTATTATCTCGATTACCTTGGTAATGGCAGCCGTTTTTATTCCTGTTACGTTTGTTCAAGGGCCAACGGGAGTATTTTACGAGCAATTTGGTGTAACACTAATTGTTGCCATTTTAATTTCGGCGGTTAACGCCTTAACTTTGAGTCCGGCACTTTGTGCATTGTTTTTAAAAGGTCATGATGAGCACGAACACAGTAATAAAAATTTCTTGCAGAAATTTTACGATAAATTCAACGCTGGTTTTAATGCTACGACAGAGCGTTACGGAAAATCATTAGCCTTTCTGTACAAAAACAAATGGATAACCGGTGTTTTATTGGTGCTTTCCGGTGTTGGTATTTGGTGGGCAGCTAGTACTACGCCAACAGGATTTGTGCCTAACGAGGATCGTGGAATCATTTTTATGAACGTGGAATTACCCGCTGGTGCTTCTATGGACAGAACCAATTTGGTAACCCAAGAATTATATGAAAAAGCAAGTCAAATTCCAGGGGTTAGAGGTGTAACCGTTATTAATGGTAGAAGTTTGATTAGTGGAGCGGGAACCAATTACGGATTAGGTTTTGTGAAGCTGGATGACTGGAGTGAAAGGGAAACCGATGATTTGTCATCAAATGCGATTGTCGGCAAACTTTTTGGTATTGCGGCTACAATCCCCGATGCCAATATTATTTTCTTCGCGCCGCCAAGTATTCCAGGGTTTGGACTTTCAGGAGGTTTTGAGGTGAATTTGATGGATAAATCTGGCGGAAGCTTTGAAGATTTAGATGCCACCACCCAACAGTTTATTGGCAATTTGATGAAACATCCTGAAATTCAGTATGGGCAGTCGTCATTCAACACTAAATACCCACAGTACGAGTTAGACATTGATGTGCCGTTAGCCAAGAAATACGGGGTTTCGGTGAGCAGTATTTTTTCAACCTTACAGGGTTACATTGGTGGCGTTTATGCTGCAGATTTTGCGCGCTTCGGAAAACAGTATCGTGTTTACGTTCAAGCGCAACCAGAAGATAGAAGTGATGCCAATTCATTAAACCAATTATACATAAAAACAGGTAGCGGCGACATGGCACCAATCACACAGTTTGTAGATTTAAAACGTGTTTATGGTCCCCAATCGGTTACGCGCTTCAACTTGTATAATTCAGCAAAAATAAGTGGTGCATCCAACCCAGGGTTTAGTACGGGAGATGCTATTGCCATTGTTCAGGAAGAAATTAAAAACCTACCCAGCAACTACGATGTGGCCTATTCGGGGCTATCGCGAGAAGAGGTTAACGCCGGAAACCAAACGGTTGTAATTTTCTTATTGGTAATTGTATTTGTGTATTTCTTGTTGGCAGCGCAATACGAGAGTTATTTGTTGCCCTTGGCCGTGATATTTTCATTGCCGTTAGGCGTGTTTGGTGCATTCTTTTCTACCAAAATAATGGGCTTAGAGAATAATATATATTTCCAAATCGCTCTAATTATGTTGGTGGGACTATTGGCTAAAAATGCCATTCTTATTGTGGAATTTGCCATTCAAAGACGACGACGTGGAGAAGGACTGGTTGATGCTGCTATCCACGGTGCCAAGGCACGTTTACGACCTATTTTAATGACCTCTTTCGCCTTTATTTTAGGGTTAATGCCCTTGGTTTTGGCTAAAGGTGTTGGTGCCGAAGGAAATAATTCCATTGGTACGGGAGCTGCCGGAGGCATGTTGATTGGAACCCTTCTAGGGGTGTTCGTCATTCCTATACTGTTTATTCTTTTCCAATGGTTACAGGAAAAAGTAACGAGTAAACCCGTTGTTGTTGAAACTAAAGACGCTTAA
- the rimP gene encoding ribosome assembly cofactor RimP, with protein MFKTKVTELLESALVERPDLFLIDFTISSANQIKVIIDGDNGVLVDDCIFVSRAIEHNLDREEEDFALEVMSAGAASPLVHKRQYKKNIERTLEVKTNSEKFEGVLTEANDETIKLEWKVREPKPVGKGKVTVKKEARIPYENIVEAKVMIKF; from the coding sequence ATGTTTAAGACCAAGGTTACAGAATTACTTGAAAGTGCGCTAGTTGAAAGGCCAGATCTGTTTTTAATAGATTTTACCATATCCTCAGCCAATCAAATTAAAGTGATAATTGATGGCGATAATGGGGTTTTGGTTGACGACTGCATTTTTGTGAGCCGGGCCATTGAGCATAATTTAGATCGAGAGGAAGAAGACTTCGCATTGGAAGTTATGTCGGCAGGAGCTGCCTCGCCCTTGGTGCACAAACGCCAATACAAGAAAAATATAGAACGAACGCTTGAGGTAAAAACAAATTCAGAAAAGTTTGAGGGCGTGCTTACCGAGGCCAACGATGAAACTATAAAACTAGAATGGAAGGTTAGAGAGCCCAAACCGGTAGGTAAAGGCAAAGTAACCGTAAAAAAGGAAGCCAGAATTCCTTATGAAAATATTGTAGAAGCTAAAGTTATGATTAAATTTTAA
- the nusA gene encoding transcription termination factor NusA: MENVALIESFSEFKDDKLIDRVTLMAILEDVFRSALKKKFGDDDNFDIIVNPDKGDLEIWRNRIVVADGEVEEPNQEISLSEARKIEPDFEVGEDVSEEVKLVDLGRRAILALRQNLISKIHEHDNTIIYKQFKDLVGEIYTAEVHHIRHRAVILLDDEGNEIVLPKDRQIPSDFFRKGDNVRGVIDSVELKGAKPTIIMSRSSPVFLEKLFEQEIPEVFDGLITIKNVVRIPGEKAKVAVDSYDDRIDPVGACVGMKGSRIHGIVRELGNENIDVINYTNNLQLYITRALSPARVTSIKIDEEAKRAEVILKPEEVSKAIGRGGHNIRLAGQLTGYEIDVFREGAEEDVELREFSDEIEEWIIEEFSKAGLDTAKSVLEQEVNDLVKRTDLEEETINDVIRILREEFEE; this comes from the coding sequence ATGGAAAATGTCGCGTTAATTGAATCTTTTTCAGAATTCAAAGACGATAAGCTAATTGACAGGGTAACGTTAATGGCTATTTTGGAAGATGTATTTAGAAGTGCCCTTAAAAAGAAATTTGGAGATGACGATAATTTTGATATTATTGTTAATCCAGACAAGGGGGATTTAGAAATATGGAGAAATAGAATTGTGGTTGCCGATGGTGAGGTTGAAGAGCCCAACCAAGAAATTTCACTTTCTGAAGCGCGAAAGATTGAGCCCGACTTTGAAGTAGGCGAAGATGTATCTGAAGAAGTCAAGTTGGTAGATTTAGGAAGACGTGCCATTTTAGCATTGCGTCAAAACCTAATCTCAAAAATACACGAGCACGACAATACCATAATCTACAAACAATTTAAAGATTTAGTTGGCGAAATTTATACCGCCGAGGTGCACCACATTCGTCACAGAGCCGTAATTCTTTTGGATGACGAAGGCAACGAAATTGTTTTGCCAAAAGACAGACAAATACCTTCAGATTTCTTTAGAAAAGGAGACAATGTTCGTGGCGTAATTGATAGTGTAGAATTAAAAGGTGCCAAGCCAACCATTATCATGTCCAGAAGTTCGCCCGTTTTCTTAGAAAAACTGTTCGAACAAGAAATACCAGAGGTGTTCGATGGGTTAATTACCATAAAGAATGTAGTAAGAATACCGGGTGAAAAGGCTAAAGTAGCTGTAGATTCATACGACGACAGAATTGATCCTGTTGGGGCCTGTGTAGGTATGAAAGGTTCAAGAATCCATGGTATCGTGCGCGAGTTGGGTAACGAAAATATTGATGTAATTAATTATACCAATAACTTACAGTTGTACATCACTCGTGCGCTGAGTCCTGCAAGGGTTACTTCAATAAAAATCGACGAAGAAGCCAAGCGTGCAGAGGTTATTTTAAAACCAGAAGAGGTAAGCAAGGCCATTGGTCGTGGCGGGCACAACATCCGTTTAGCTGGTCAGTTAACCGGTTATGAGATTGACGTGTTTAGAGAAGGCGCCGAAGAAGATGTAGAATTAAGGGAATTCTCTGACGAAATTGAAGAATGGATCATCGAAGAGTTCAGTAAAGCTGGGTTAGATACAGCCAAAAGTGTATTGGAACAAGAAGTTAATGATTTGGTAAAAAGAACCGACTTAGAAGAAGAAACCATTAACGATGTTATCAGAATTCTTAGGGAAGAATTTGAAGAATAA
- a CDS encoding universal stress protein produces MKKLLVPTDFSNQAENALKVAAQIAKKHDCEIYLLHMLEIPLQEVDPMGAQSSLPEAMFFMKLAHKKFETLKQKDYLNDLVVHETVDFQEIFKGIFHVCKKHEIDLIVMGSNGASGLREMLIGSNTEKVVRTSDTPVLVVKQEHPIFNIAQFVFASDFENENIDTFKKAITFAKTFGAKMHLLLVNTPNMFITTEEANKRFKPYTNILDSVNHTKTIYNDLSVEKGIMNFSESIGADLIGMSTHGRQGISHFFNGSISEDLVNHAKRPVITFKI; encoded by the coding sequence ATGAAAAAATTACTTGTTCCTACCGATTTTTCCAATCAAGCTGAAAATGCACTAAAAGTGGCAGCCCAAATTGCCAAAAAGCACGATTGTGAAATTTATTTATTGCACATGCTTGAAATCCCTTTACAGGAAGTAGACCCGATGGGAGCACAAAGTAGTTTGCCAGAGGCCATGTTTTTTATGAAATTGGCCCACAAAAAATTTGAAACCCTTAAACAAAAAGATTACCTAAACGACCTTGTTGTACATGAAACTGTAGATTTTCAAGAGATTTTTAAAGGTATTTTTCATGTGTGCAAAAAACATGAAATTGATTTAATCGTTATGGGGTCTAATGGCGCTAGTGGCTTGCGTGAAATGCTAATTGGGAGCAACACCGAAAAAGTAGTAAGAACATCTGACACTCCTGTTTTAGTTGTAAAACAAGAGCATCCTATTTTTAATATCGCTCAATTTGTTTTTGCATCAGATTTTGAAAATGAAAATATCGATACTTTTAAAAAGGCCATCACCTTTGCCAAAACCTTTGGAGCAAAGATGCACTTACTTTTAGTAAACACACCTAACATGTTTATTACTACCGAAGAGGCCAACAAACGCTTCAAGCCATACACCAATATCCTCGACTCGGTAAACCACACAAAAACTATTTATAACGACTTAAGCGTTGAAAAGGGCATCATGAATTTTTCTGAATCTATTGGGGCCGATTTAATAGGCATGAGCACACATGGGCGCCAGGGGATATCACATTTTTTTAACGGTAGCATTAGCGAAGATTTAGTAAACCACGCCAAACGCCCAGTGATTACCTTTAAAATTTAA
- a CDS encoding TetR/AcrR family transcriptional regulator: MIGKEQIIAFAAEKFTQFGSKRFTVDELAALLGVSKKTIYKYFSSKEDLVTASIQYLIDEYNQTLELLVEPENDAITCIILMYKEAFERLKYFKPSFIFGLKKYYPAANKVFDDFRNNFVKVRVFNLLKTAQENRVLVDDVNLKLFCDLFFNRFEEIAFMHNNLFEVYSNKVLLNHFIVYSLRGITKTDYNNPYFR; encoded by the coding sequence ATGATTGGCAAAGAACAAATAATTGCTTTCGCAGCCGAGAAATTCACCCAATTTGGCAGCAAGCGGTTTACAGTAGATGAACTGGCTGCCTTATTGGGTGTTTCTAAAAAAACAATCTACAAGTATTTTTCCAGTAAAGAAGATTTGGTAACGGCAAGTATTCAGTATTTAATTGACGAGTACAACCAAACCTTAGAGCTCTTAGTTGAGCCCGAAAACGACGCGATAACCTGTATTATTTTAATGTACAAAGAGGCTTTTGAACGTCTTAAGTATTTTAAGCCTTCTTTTATTTTTGGACTCAAAAAATACTACCCTGCAGCGAATAAAGTATTTGACGATTTTAGGAACAACTTTGTAAAAGTTAGGGTGTTCAACCTTTTAAAAACTGCTCAAGAAAATAGAGTTTTGGTAGATGATGTGAATTTAAAATTGTTCTGCGATTTGTTTTTCAATAGGTTTGAAGAAATTGCTTTTATGCACAACAATCTTTTTGAGGTCTATTCCAACAAAGTTTTACTTAACCATTTTATAGTTTATAGTTTGCGGGGCATAACCAAGACAGATTATAACAATCCTTATTTTAGATAG
- a CDS encoding universal stress protein, whose protein sequence is MQVHNSRFLVIGMSAKSMEQNLLGNPTTTLISMKKFPVLAVPLNAKFSGIDKILFACDLLQSVSLRALVKLKQLALRLKSEVIVFYVEKTVDELIEKGSFYKPIDEGLENVTHFYKKVNSDAVIKAIEQEVVASNSDLLVMIPKKYGFWESILHKSKTRVMASGLNIPLLSIPMH, encoded by the coding sequence ATGCAGGTTCATAACTCAAGGTTTTTAGTTATAGGGATGTCGGCAAAGTCTATGGAGCAAAATCTGCTAGGAAACCCAACAACCACATTAATTAGCATGAAAAAGTTTCCGGTGTTGGCTGTTCCGTTAAACGCAAAATTTTCGGGTATAGATAAAATTCTTTTTGCTTGCGATTTGTTGCAAAGTGTATCGTTAAGGGCACTTGTTAAATTAAAACAATTGGCTTTAAGGCTAAAGTCTGAAGTTATCGTATTTTATGTTGAGAAAACTGTAGATGAACTCATCGAAAAAGGTAGTTTTTACAAGCCTATCGATGAAGGTCTCGAAAATGTAACCCATTTCTATAAAAAAGTAAATTCCGATGCGGTTATAAAGGCCATCGAGCAGGAAGTAGTGGCATCTAATTCAGATTTGCTGGTAATGATTCCCAAGAAATATGGTTTCTGGGAATCTATATTACATAAGAGCAAAACCAGGGTTATGGCATCGGGGTTGAATATTCCGTTGTTGTCCATTCCAATGCATTAA
- a CDS encoding universal stress protein: MEALLVATNFSKTSNNAVMYSAALARLFNAKLVLFNAFRLPLHASNTWLTVEAMEKMIEKTNNRLRKQALKLSEEFGISVEYECRYVDLE; the protein is encoded by the coding sequence ATGGAAGCTCTATTAGTAGCCACGAATTTTTCAAAAACATCTAATAATGCAGTAATGTACTCGGCCGCATTAGCACGGTTATTTAATGCGAAGTTAGTGCTTTTCAACGCTTTCAGGTTGCCCTTGCATGCATCGAATACTTGGCTAACGGTTGAAGCCATGGAGAAGATGATTGAAAAAACCAACAACAGATTAAGGAAGCAGGCTTTAAAGCTGTCGGAAGAATTTGGTATAAGCGTGGAGTACGAATGCCGATATGTGGACTTAGAGTGA
- a CDS encoding efflux transporter outer membrane subunit, with the protein MNSIINKTLIVVVMATTLQSCFVAKEYTRPELKETAHLYRTDNLPQDSLSLADVSWKDLFTDNYLKQYIAEGLQNNIDIRVALQQMAAAESYMKQGKAGYLPSLGANAQMTHQELSKNSQFGAFFSGSLQQYELTGNLSWEADIWGKIRSNKRAGEASYLQSVAAHQAVKTQLVSAIASTYYQLVALDAQLEITKKTIATRDSSVYTIKELKNAGQVTQVAVDQNIAQFYNAKALKVELEAAIFKTENTMSLLLGRPAVVIERSTLGDQNMGADIKTGVPATLLRNRPDIIAAEYVLISAFEMTNVARSQFYPSLTLTATGGFQSLEFDKLFNANSLFANLVGGLAQPIFNKRAVKTQHEVAIAQQEQALLNFKKTLLTAGNEVSNALFDYNAETEKFEYREKEVEALRNAEANSEELLKNGYANYLDLLTARQSALSAELNMIDNKLNQLLSVVNLYEALGGGWK; encoded by the coding sequence ATGAATTCAATTATAAATAAAACATTAATAGTTGTGGTAATGGCTACCACTTTGCAAAGCTGTTTTGTGGCCAAGGAATATACTCGTCCCGAATTAAAAGAAACAGCACATTTATATCGTACCGATAATTTGCCACAGGATAGTTTGTCATTGGCCGATGTGTCGTGGAAAGATCTGTTTACCGATAATTATTTGAAGCAATACATAGCGGAAGGCCTTCAAAATAATATCGATATCCGTGTGGCATTACAGCAAATGGCTGCGGCCGAATCGTATATGAAACAAGGAAAGGCAGGCTACTTGCCAAGTCTGGGCGCAAATGCCCAAATGACACATCAAGAGTTGTCTAAAAACAGTCAGTTTGGGGCGTTTTTCAGCGGAAGCTTACAACAATACGAGCTTACAGGAAACCTGTCTTGGGAAGCCGATATTTGGGGTAAAATACGAAGTAACAAACGCGCCGGCGAAGCCAGTTATTTACAGAGTGTAGCCGCACATCAAGCAGTGAAAACACAATTGGTTTCAGCTATTGCTTCAACTTATTATCAGTTGGTGGCTTTAGATGCGCAATTGGAAATCACTAAAAAAACCATTGCGACTAGAGATAGTAGTGTTTATACTATAAAAGAATTGAAAAATGCAGGTCAGGTTACGCAGGTGGCGGTCGATCAAAATATAGCGCAGTTTTACAATGCCAAAGCCTTAAAGGTGGAATTAGAAGCTGCTATTTTTAAAACCGAAAATACCATGAGTTTGCTATTGGGTAGGCCTGCTGTTGTAATAGAGCGAAGCACTTTGGGTGACCAAAATATGGGAGCCGACATAAAAACGGGTGTTCCTGCAACCTTATTACGTAACCGTCCTGATATTATAGCTGCCGAATATGTATTAATCAGTGCCTTTGAAATGACCAACGTAGCACGAAGTCAATTTTATCCGTCGTTAACCTTAACGGCTACTGGCGGTTTTCAGAGTTTGGAATTTGATAAATTGTTTAATGCCAATTCATTGTTTGCAAATTTAGTAGGTGGTTTGGCACAGCCTATTTTTAACAAACGTGCTGTAAAAACGCAACACGAAGTAGCTATAGCACAACAAGAACAGGCGCTTTTAAATTTTAAGAAAACCTTGTTAACGGCTGGTAATGAGGTGAGCAATGCCTTGTTCGATTATAATGCCGAAACCGAAAAGTTTGAGTACCGTGAAAAAGAAGTTGAAGCCTTGCGAAATGCAGAGGCTAATTCAGAAGAGTTGCTTAAAAACGGATATGCCAACTACTTAGATTTGTTAACGGCCAGACAAAGCGCATTAAGCGCCGAGTTGAATATGATTGACAATAAGCTAAATCAACTGTTAAGTGTCGTGAATTTATATGAAGCTCTTGGCGGTGGTTGGAAATAA
- a CDS encoding thrombospondin type 3 repeat-containing protein, with protein sequence MKHKLKPLYFYLIVYLFIMGCSNDSDPVKFNLTTKVVPPEAGSIFPESSNYNSGETVQITIEASKHYKFSNWIGDATGTISIINTVMDNDKSITAVFVKKDDDNDGIPNDIDTCPNTESNATVNKNGCSAMQIDSDGDNIWDAIDLCPFTATGFEVDTNGCALYQKDSDQDGVFDNYDLCPNTPIGEEVNLYGCAFSQIMFNPKLNYSQVIDIDGNTYKTTQIGTQTWMAENLRTTRYNNGNPIVTLSKPVNSKQTIGASIVYELKNENLKPYGRLYNYFTVKDVNEICPQGWHLPNKDEWTTLVNYLGGGHKAAIKLSERGNMHWKVNPNVSGIINFADNESGFSAVPSGIYGTASDDFGGLGWISSLWFVDKSNDITGYFSIAYHEASIVISNQDQLYRCIRCIKN encoded by the coding sequence ATGAAGCACAAACTAAAACCACTATATTTTTATTTGATAGTATATTTGTTTATTATGGGATGTTCGAATGATTCAGACCCTGTTAAATTTAATTTAACCACTAAAGTTGTTCCACCTGAAGCAGGTTCAATATTTCCTGAATCTTCCAATTATAATAGTGGTGAAACCGTACAAATAACTATTGAGGCGTCAAAACATTATAAATTCTCTAATTGGATTGGGGATGCTACAGGAACAATTTCAATAATAAACACAGTTATGGATAATGACAAATCTATAACGGCAGTTTTTGTAAAGAAAGACGATGATAACGATGGTATTCCAAATGATATTGATACTTGTCCAAATACAGAAAGCAACGCAACAGTTAATAAAAATGGCTGTTCTGCAATGCAAATAGATAGTGATGGAGATAACATTTGGGATGCCATAGACTTATGTCCTTTTACAGCAACTGGTTTTGAGGTCGACACTAATGGTTGTGCTCTTTATCAAAAAGATAGTGACCAAGATGGTGTGTTTGACAATTACGATTTATGCCCAAATACCCCTATTGGTGAAGAGGTGAATTTATATGGCTGTGCGTTTAGTCAAATTATGTTTAACCCAAAATTAAATTACTCACAGGTAATTGATATAGATGGAAACACATACAAAACCACACAAATAGGCACTCAAACTTGGATGGCAGAAAACTTAAGAACAACAAGATACAATAATGGCAATCCTATTGTAACCCTTTCAAAACCGGTTAATTCGAAACAAACTATAGGTGCATCTATTGTCTATGAGTTAAAAAATGAAAACTTAAAGCCATATGGCAGACTTTATAATTATTTTACAGTGAAAGATGTAAATGAAATATGCCCTCAAGGCTGGCATTTACCTAATAAAGATGAATGGACTACTTTAGTAAATTATTTAGGGGGAGGCCATAAAGCAGCAATAAAGTTAAGCGAAAGAGGTAACATGCATTGGAAAGTAAACCCTAATGTATCAGGTATTATCAATTTTGCAGATAATGAAAGTGGTTTTTCTGCAGTGCCATCTGGAATATATGGAACAGCATCTGATGATTTTGGAGGTCTTGGTTGGATATCGAGTTTATGGTTTGTTGATAAATCTAACGATATCACAGGTTATTTTTCAATTGCTTATCACGAAGCTTCAATTGTAATTAGTAATCAAGATCAATTATACCGCTGTATTCGATGTATTAAAAATTAA